Proteins from a single region of Dyadobacter fanqingshengii:
- a CDS encoding xanthine dehydrogenase family protein molybdopterin-binding subunit, with translation MKQLDDIKSGRREFLRSSGYLLMGFTLMPGLGFTTEPDECYLPEQTLIADREAVDSWIRFDAQGILTVLTGKMELGQGIRTALMQMAAEELDIDITQVRIIIADTGQTQDERYTAGSGSIEGSGNAIRNAAAEARKYLLEMAAKELGAHVEELSVINGIVKSTKNQRTIAYKDLVKGKRLEAEVSGKSVLKKPADYKLVGKPIKRLDINDIAAAKTHFIQDLRLPDMVHARIMRPPAYSAKLVSLPSEQIQKLPGVLKVVVNGNFAAVIALQEYESMKALQKMKALAKWQSEAVTPLQGQLYADMVKNGNTGEVVEGDKNENKKLSENAITLEAEYKRPYQMHGSIGPSCAIGLWKDGQLTIWSHTQGVYPLRSTISDLVNIPMDKIRVIGMPGAGCYGHNGADDVGGDAALLAVQMPGKPVRVQWMREDEHKWEPYGSAMVLKIEAALNADGKVTSWQTDIWSDTHSSRPGGKAGNLIAGRHLDKPFAFEGGGFSGGSHRNSLPLYDFEIKNVVLHNYKGPLRTSALRSLGAYGNIFALESFMDELAVKAGKDPVQFRLDHLKDERAREVITTLVAKAGWDLKKEPGLGKGFAFAQYKNNASYFAVKAEVKLDRAAKTYRLVKLTGVIDSGQAINPDGIINQTSGGMIQAASWTMLEQVNYGADGVESNSWETYPILRFEDVPDTEVFVIDRPELKPLGAGEAAQGPVSAAIANAIFDATGSRLREIPLTPDKIDWSKIS, from the coding sequence ATGAAGCAATTGGATGATATAAAATCCGGCAGGCGCGAATTTCTTCGGAGTTCAGGTTATTTATTAATGGGCTTTACTCTCATGCCCGGGCTTGGATTTACGACTGAGCCGGACGAATGTTACTTGCCGGAGCAGACATTAATTGCTGATCGTGAAGCGGTTGACTCATGGATCAGGTTTGATGCACAGGGGATTTTGACTGTGTTAACAGGTAAAATGGAGCTTGGACAGGGAATACGGACTGCTTTAATGCAAATGGCAGCGGAGGAACTGGACATTGATATCACGCAGGTCCGTATTATCATTGCCGACACCGGACAAACACAGGATGAACGCTATACGGCCGGCAGCGGATCCATCGAAGGAAGTGGAAACGCGATCAGAAATGCCGCTGCTGAGGCCAGGAAATATCTTTTGGAAATGGCAGCAAAAGAATTGGGTGCACATGTTGAAGAACTTTCTGTGATTAATGGAATTGTAAAATCAACTAAAAACCAAAGAACAATTGCCTACAAAGATCTGGTGAAGGGCAAGCGGCTGGAAGCGGAGGTTTCCGGCAAGTCTGTGCTAAAAAAGCCAGCTGATTATAAGCTGGTTGGCAAGCCCATTAAGAGGTTGGATATTAATGATATAGCGGCGGCGAAAACGCATTTCATTCAGGATCTGCGCTTGCCGGATATGGTTCATGCGCGGATAATGCGGCCACCGGCTTATAGTGCTAAATTGGTGTCGCTGCCTTCTGAGCAGATTCAGAAATTGCCGGGCGTTTTAAAGGTTGTGGTTAATGGAAACTTCGCTGCTGTAATTGCTTTGCAGGAATATGAGAGCATGAAGGCGCTTCAAAAAATGAAAGCGCTGGCGAAGTGGCAAAGTGAAGCTGTAACGCCCTTGCAAGGCCAGTTATATGCTGATATGGTAAAAAACGGCAACACTGGCGAAGTTGTTGAAGGAGACAAAAACGAAAATAAAAAGCTTTCTGAAAACGCAATAACGCTTGAAGCGGAATACAAGCGGCCTTATCAAATGCACGGCTCGATCGGTCCGTCGTGCGCGATCGGGCTTTGGAAGGATGGCCAGCTGACGATATGGTCGCATACGCAAGGCGTTTATCCCCTGCGCAGCACGATTAGTGATTTGGTGAATATTCCAATGGATAAAATAAGGGTGATCGGCATGCCGGGCGCGGGTTGTTACGGGCATAATGGCGCCGATGATGTGGGCGGTGACGCAGCATTGCTGGCTGTGCAAATGCCGGGTAAGCCGGTTCGGGTGCAATGGATGCGCGAAGATGAGCACAAATGGGAGCCTTATGGTTCGGCTATGGTGCTTAAAATTGAAGCTGCATTGAATGCTGATGGTAAAGTGACTTCCTGGCAAACAGATATTTGGTCGGATACACATAGTTCGCGGCCGGGTGGGAAAGCGGGAAATTTGATTGCGGGCAGACATTTGGATAAACCATTTGCATTTGAAGGCGGAGGCTTCTCGGGCGGGAGCCATCGGAATTCACTGCCCTTGTATGATTTTGAAATCAAAAATGTTGTATTACACAATTACAAGGGCCCTTTACGGACTTCTGCATTGCGAAGTCTGGGTGCTTATGGGAACATTTTTGCATTGGAATCCTTCATGGATGAGCTGGCGGTGAAAGCAGGGAAAGATCCTGTTCAGTTTCGTTTGGATCATTTGAAAGACGAACGTGCCAGAGAAGTGATCACGACATTGGTGGCAAAGGCAGGCTGGGATTTAAAGAAAGAACCCGGTTTAGGAAAAGGTTTTGCTTTTGCCCAATATAAAAACAATGCTTCCTATTTCGCTGTAAAGGCAGAAGTCAAGCTGGATCGTGCGGCCAAAACTTACCGTTTGGTGAAATTAACAGGCGTGATTGACTCGGGGCAGGCCATTAATCCGGACGGCATTATCAATCAAACTTCCGGCGGAATGATCCAGGCGGCCAGCTGGACCATGTTGGAGCAAGTTAATTATGGTGCTGATGGCGTAGAAAGCAATTCCTGGGAAACATATCCGATCCTTCGTTTTGAAGATGTGCCTGATACAGAAGTGTTTGTGATAGATCGCCCGGAACTC